In Nitratireductor mangrovi, the genomic window CCGCCCGGGATCATGGCCGGCGCGCTGATGCATGCCGGTCGCCGTCGGGCCGGGATGGATCACGCGCACCTCGACCCGCCCGCGCCACTCTTCCGCCAGCGCGCGGGCGAAGCCGTTAAGGCCGGCCTTGGAGGCGGCGTAGCTGGCAAACCCCGGCGCACCGCGATGCGCGGTCGAGCCGATCAGCACCAGCTTGCCGCGCGACGCCTCCAGCCGCGGCAGCAGCAGTCGGGAAAGAAGAATCGGCCCAAGCAGGTTGGCGTCGAGCGTCTCCCTCAGCGCTTCCGGCGCTTCCGCCGCCGGGTCGCCGACCCGACCCAGGCCGGCGTTGAGCACGGCAAGGTCGAGCCCGTCCCAGCCAAGCTCGGCAAGTGCCGCCGCGATCGTCGCCGTCGCCGCTTCCGGGTGCGCCTGGTCGGCGGCGGCATAGGCGGCGCCTTCCGGCAGCAGGTCGCGGATGTCGGCGGCGGCGCGGCGCCCCGTCAGAAGCAGGTCGGCCGTCGGCGTCAGACGCCGCGCAAGCGCCAGCCCGATGCCGGACGTGCCGCCGGTGACCAGAATACGTTTTTTCATCGCCGCTCAATGCCCCGCCCGGTCGTCCCGGTCGAGCCGCAACAACGCTCAAAACGCGATTGTGATGTCGAGTTCCGATAGCGGCGTGACGCCGGAAAGCAGGGCACGCGCCTCGGCCTCGTCGCGGCGCATCTGCTCGGTCAGCGCTTCGAGGCTGTCGAACTTCTCCTCGCCGCGCAGGAAGCCGAACAGCGACACCCGGCAGGTCTCGCCGTAGAGGTCGCCGGAAAAATCGAAGACGAATGTTTCGAGCAGCGGTGCGCCGGCTTCGTCGACCGTCGGCCGCCGGCCGAAGCTTGCCACGCCATCGTGCAGCGAGCCGTCGGCGCGGCGGAAACGCACCGCGTAGATGCCGTGCTTGAGGTCGGCTTCCGGCGGCAGCACCATGTTGGCGGTCGGAAAACCGAGCGTGCGGCCAAGCTGCTTGCCGCGTACCACCTCGCCAGCCACGGTGTGGCGGTAGCCGAGCAGACCGGCC contains:
- a CDS encoding SDR family NAD(P)-dependent oxidoreductase; protein product: MKKRILVTGGTSGIGLALARRLTPTADLLLTGRRAAADIRDLLPEGAAYAAADQAHPEAATATIAAALAELGWDGLDLAVLNAGLGRVGDPAAEAPEALRETLDANLLGPILLSRLLLPRLEASRGKLVLIGSTAHRGAPGFASYAASKAGLNGFARALAEEWRGRVEVRVIHPGPTATGMHQRAGHDPGRAGRFFASPETMAALVEEAIAARRAATTISFVRFLLRRKPAPGARVGR